The genomic stretch GTGATATTAATCAATTTATAGTTCAAAACTACAAAAAAATCCATACCCGTCTGCGGTCGGGTGGCTCGCTAATCTAAAACGACGTCGTAAAGCAAGAAAAGTTAAAGACTAACACAAGGGAAACTGCACATTTTCTTGATCACTAGTGCTGCTACAAACTCAAATCAAACTAGATTAGTGCCATTGTTTATTTACTTACTGATGAACAAAAGGGTACCTAGAGGCGTAGTACTCTTGTGCACGAGAGGCGCCATCTCTAGACATCAGTCCTTCGAGATCTCCTATGATTCTTGCTAGCCATATCTCAAGATTCCTTTGGATCTCTTTGAAATTGTTTCTGATGGAGTCCAGGGCTCGCCTAGTGGCTACGTTAGCTGCCCCTTCGACCTCCCCTCCGTGGTAGCTCTTTCCTCTCTCAGTTTGTAGTGCTGTGAGTTTCTGGCTGGCTTCAGAGGCTCGTTGCTGCAGACGAAACGCCTCTAGCAAGAACTCGGTTTGCCTTTGGATGCGAAACTCTGAGCTCAGAGTGGCTTCACATGGATCACTAGCTTGCTTTTGGATTAAAAGGGATATCATTTCAGAAACCAAGTTTTATTCCTAAAACTCactcaaattttcaaaaaagtTTGTAGAGAAGTCGGAATGATTACCATTCTCCTGCAAAGATCATCGATTTTTCCTGCTAATGCTTGGTACCTCTTGGCCTGCTTTCGCATAGGTGATGGTGCCTTCGAAAAATCTGCCCTACAAACTCGCTCTAAATTCAGTAGTTCTTGCTCAAGCAGCTTTAATTTAGACGAGACTCCGCTAGAATCACCGTCTACCTTCCAAGGGGACTCCCTTCTGCACAAGAGATAGTTGTGGCTGTGGCATTAGATGCACATATTTTGGTTTTGGGCTCTTTGAGAAGTATCAGAAAGATGGTGTCGATATTTACCTAGAAACGAAGTGCTTCACGTGGTAAACTGACTCGGCTGATTCGTACTGCGGCATATCCTGCACAGACGCCATCAAGAATCAGCATCCCGTAAGAACCAAGAAATACAAACGCAGGTTTTCATATCCCATTTCATCAGCAAACATTTGGAGTGCATCTATGAAATAACAGACGAAGAATGAAATTGTTCATCCATGAAGAATTCAGCATGATATTACATGCTAAACTGTTCTAGTAAAGAGGCTAAATTATACACGGTTTAGAAACCACTCTTTGCCACCTAATGAGTTAACTGACAAATATCACAAACAAATTTAGACTAAAAAACTCCACATTGCATCATAAAACGAGCAAACAAAGCTGCGAGCATGAACGTGAAGACGTGAAGTGAAGAAACATCGATAAACAAACAGGTTAAAGAAACAAAGCTGCGAGCATGAAGTGAACGTGAAGTCAAGCAAACATCAAACTTGCTGTCATATTTTGTTCCTTTGAAGACAAATCAGTGGCTTCAAATCTTGAACTGTAGTTGGTCAATATATGCAAATTATCGATTACAGTCAGCGTCTCGATCTAAAAAATGTGGTCcaggcttcacaagggaagacaatgaaaggTTTAAGTTCATCAGCATCCAAAGGAAAAAACAACTTTTGTGAACTATAGTTTCCCTAGATTGAAGAAGTTTTGGTGAGGACAGACTACAAGACAAACAGGACAGAGACTAACAAATTATAATGATTAAACTCTCTGTCTAAGATAATAACacaaaaaaatttgaatatgAATTCACCCGCTAATAATGGTGTCCCGCTTGAATTATGTAAcattaaaatattagttttgtttattataaaacaattaAGTGTGTGTGCATATTTAGCACAGCCCCTGCAGGGGATCTTGGCCCTTCAGATGACTGGGATAAAATACGAAAACATCATTATCAAACAAATGGGGTCTAGCAGtcattataaataaaacaatattaGCATGTGTTGGTAAATCTTGGTTTAAAATaagtttttactttaattaACCTTAATCTTTTGCAGACTTCATATACTTATTTTCCCCCTCTGCTTGCATGATTAGCTCATAACTCTCGATTTGAATAACAACACATTGAGAAGTTTTCCAGTTAGAAGCTCAAGATTTTCaatgcaaataaaataaaattatcaaaCTTCTACTCCTAAAATCTTACTTGCTGTCCTTTTacatcacacacacacaaaacttCCTTCACATTCAAAGAATTTGAGggcaataaaataattaaatctctCAGTTCTGAAATTATTAGTTTCTGAACACAAATCATGCTGCCCTTTttcaacaaacacacaaagcTTCCTTCAAGAAACATTCTTTCACATTAGCAATCCAAAATTCAAAGAACAAGCCAACAACAAATAGACACAATTCTGATATTGAAAAAACACTCTCACCTGCCATTGGCTAGCTTTATCAGACCAAAATTTGGAGGCAGCAGAATTCAAGAAATCTGAGGTAAACCCACCATGACTCTGCCCATACACAGACCTCATCTCATCCACCCCATCACCATTGAAGCAGTCCTCCTCCACCCCCTCCGAAACCCCAGCTTTGGCAGCAGCATAGCTCAAACCCATATCACCATAGCACTCCCCACCGCTCTCACAATTACTCCTGCTCATGAAGCTCAGCATCTCCTCTCTCTCACTAACCTCTCTCTTCAAATCCTCAATGCTCGCCTTGAACTCAGTCTCCACGCCTTCAAAGTCCTCAACTTTACTCTTCAAGAAGGCGATTTCCTCGCTGCACTCGTCGATCTGCTGCAGCAACCTCTTCTCCTCCTGCTGCCAGGCGTGTCTGTGGCTGGCGAAAATCTCGACAACTCTGGCGTTTGCCTTGGAATCCTCTTTCCTGCGCGTGTGGAACTGCTTGAGCTGCTCCTCCGCTTGCATTAGCTTAAAGGAGAGAGCTTTGTTCTGGGTTTGGTATGTGGAGATTAATGGGATTGAGTTCTTGGGCAacaagcccagaaaaattgtGAAGCTGAGGCCTAAATAGGTGGAGAGGAGCTCGCTGAAATGGTGGTCTTCTTGGTTTTTGGTTTGATAGATttcttgttgttgttgttgttgttgttgtttttgttgGTGGTGGTGTTCTTGGGGAGCCATTGCTCAAAATTTTGTATCTTCTCTTGTCTCTGGTTGAGAAGGTGTCTGAATTTATTGAGGGTAGTTGGTTTTTTTGGCTGGAGGAGGGTTGGAGTGTGTGTACTGTGTATGTGATAAAATGTGTCCTTTTTGCCTTTTCCTGAAATATACAGTTTTTTGGGGGAGAGAACTTTTAGATTTATATGGAGGTATGTTGATTGAGTAAAAATAAATTGATGATGGATGGAGGAGTACAAATGATGTTCAGAACGTGAGATGTAAACCAAAttttcaaaacaaacaaattccAATGCAGTAGCTTCTAGAAGTAGTATTTGTCActtatatttgtaattttcacATAATAAACCAATTCCATGAGGTAAGAGTAATTAATCAAAGATGGTCCTCtaaaatggagtactactaGACTACTAGTAGATCGATCATAAGCAATCATAGTACTTATTAGTATTTCTTACGGTATTCGTTTACGTTATTCACAAGCCTCACATTACTTTTTATCTAATAAAACTAGCAATTTACAGCCCAGCATTTATTGTTCATGGGtctcaaatatttatttttatagtacatTTTTAGTCAAACTATTTATTATGTATTATAATTAAACTATaattgtgattaaaataaagtacaatattctaaaaaaattctatctaattcaaaaataataataataataaatatttttaaacgAATATTCATCCATTAAAAATGATTACAAAAAAAGAGACAAAATTGCCAAAATTTGATACTCCACAATTCGTGCCTAGTACTCCTACTAGTAGAggtctccaaaccgaaccgaaccgaaccgaacgaatcggcccggaaccgtcaccggcggttcgaaccgggaccggaaccgtcaccggagGTTCGAACCgggaccggaaccgccggttcggcggttcccgacaccttttcaggcctacttcctagccttttcagaaaccgctcCCGCGGCCGCCGGTTTGGTCAGAAACCGttgacggaaaccgccggtttcggccgaaaaaccggcggttccggcggcaaaccggcggttccaacggtatttttaaaattttgaattttgaaatcgacgaaaaaccgccggtttccaccgaaaaccggcggttccggcggttcggacgttttttcaaaaattaattttttttaatcacaattttcccctataaatacccctcatcctcttcatttctactcaccccattcttgtgttaataagaatttctctctcaatctcaatttctctattctccatcctcattctctcaagttgtttacgttatttgcgctcatactttactctcacgttgttcacgttatcatcttcacacaatcacactactctctattctccactttcaatttccataaatatttatatcatgtcttcatctcgtcgtggtggtgatcggggcaagggaattgcccaagatcaaagtcaaagtgatactcgtcgtcgacgtgccccttctagagcacacgttgcggaggaggtgggaaggctagCTGCTCTTCGAGCTCAAGTAAGTtataatatgttttaatttttgttaattcatttttattaaattcataatttcatttttcaacatctatgtgtctatgtgttttatttttgtgttaatatttttacttagttgtataattttcgtaggaggaagaagatcgaaatgcggccttgttacttgccctcgccgacgacgaccaacaaggggggcattcacattcggcttcgcgtttcgagtacgatgtgaatctatcgtcggacgaaggcgatgatggatcgcatcaattccccccttctagcaccggccaagttggcgacaatgatgaggaggaggtcGATCCTCCTCCTTCCGTAGgacgacaaaagaaaaagatgcctcccaagttgaaatccgagattttcaccaaacatttcaagaaggtcccgatggtaatttcaaatcctaatgatccgaccactaccgtggagacaagtgagttcaaagcatattgcaactattgcgataaagtctatccatttgttaTCGGtggggggatatggtactctccatcgccatttgaagtcaaaacaccccgtggaatatgggcatactaagtcccaaagccaaataaacttcgccgccggctcatcgtcttaaacaggtacgcctctatttaaatatgatccgaaaaatgttaccgatgctatggtaagatgggcggcaatgaaacatttgccgttcaatttttttaatgataaaaaatatgaagttactatgcaaaccgcttttaatgttgctacaaagagaattcacccctctactgctcaaagatctaacaaccgtcagttttttgacaaaaaacgagaggttggaaaattcctctccaccttggggcacaaagttaatatttgctccgatgtgtggactgattctttccaacgaaattcttacatgggaatttcatgtcattttatagacaatagttggtctttaaataaacttttaattggttttagacaatttccttccccacacaccgcacaagcaattgcatctttaattattcaagttttgaatgagtatgagttatgcaacaagatattttcggttggttttgataacgcaaccgctaacaccgcaagtatagccgatttaattgcggcttgctccccggtgataagtggtaagtattttcaccaacgatgtatttgtcatattttaaatttatgtgtacaagatgctttgtctttatggcaaagacatattcaacctattactacagctgtatccttgatccactggaagcctcaaattggcaaggcgtggaaaaaatattgccactcgaagaaaataaggtacacaacttttactttagacgtgtctactagatacatatgatatgttgcaatctacattggagcatatagaatatttagttgatttttatagaacttaccctgttgatgatttatatctaacatcttcttgttgggatcaaagcatgagcttgtttaaagttgtaatttgcaatttgtatcaataaaattgcattgcatttgtacatcgctttattctaattttatttatacaaatatatttacattttttacttgaattacaaattcacaatgtattaaaaaaaattgaaccgccgaaccggcccggaaccggacaTGCaacggcggttccgccggttcaagtgaaccggcggttcacggttcaggaaccggaaccgccgatccttggccgggccggttcaggttcacctattttttgaaccggaaccggcggttctgaaccgtgaaccgccgattcccgaaccgtggtgacgtctacctACTAGCCTACGTagaaatgaaaaatatcatGAGATAAGGGACTAGAAAGGCAAATACAAGTTTTTTGAATTTGATAACGCTCATTTCTTCATTTAATGAAAATCTGTAGCAACCAGCAGATTCAGATGCCAGGAAGGAGGGTTTGTTCAGGCTTTAATTAGACATGTTATTTCTACGTCAtgattaaaattatcatttttttttgtgaagaaGTAACAGTGGACGATTAATGCATTCCCaataactgaaattaaatttatatttcaaatatGAGCAATACCAAAAATAAGACATGGGAGAAACTTGAGTAACAAATTCATCACATATACTACTTACAGATCTACTATATGACATGTATTCCATTCCGtacatttctattttaaaaaaagggATATGTTATGTACAAGAACAGTAGATATATATATCTGCCAATTGAATTCAAACAATTGAATTGCCTCCCAAAATCTCTGCCTCCCTCCTCTACGCAGATTGTAGCAATAACAATGTACAATTTCTACATTTGGAAATAATACTCCTACCAACAGGCAATAGCCCCGCCGCAGAGCCAGTCACAACCCACGATTTATTCATGTGAGAGATGAATCAACCGTGGATGCATGCTAAACTCATTGATGCCAACGCGGCAGAGCAACATGTTGAGATATTGCACGAAAGGGATGACACCAAAAGCAATACCTGCTGGTCCGCGCATCAAGAAGCTTGTTTCTGATTACGAGCGTTTATTTTTGCACGAAGAGCATCTATGCCTTCTTTCCTTGCAGGCGAGTCCTTCCACGCAGGAGAATTAGTTGCTACTTGTTCCTTGAGTGCTTCCTTCTCCAATTTCTTCTTTTCAGCTTCTGCCTGCTGCTCATTTTCATCATGAGCCTTATTGAACAGCTTGGTGAAGACTGCTAGAGTTTGAGTCACTGCAGATACAAAACCACATATATAGTTTAACAAGGCGGAATACTACTCTGTTCTCCATTTATTTACGCCAAGCAATAGTCACATCCCCTTTTTTTGTTATCGGGGTTATTCATGCCTTCACTTGGGACACAATAAGCAAAATGACCCCGTAGAACCCAGAAATAACGAACAAAGATGCATAGATGCCAACGATACAGGAAAACTAAACTGTCCCAAACCTT from Salvia splendens isolate huo1 chromosome 15, SspV2, whole genome shotgun sequence encodes the following:
- the LOC121766565 gene encoding uncharacterized protein LOC121766565, with translation MAPQEHHHQQKQQQQQQQQEIYQTKNQEDHHFSELLSTYLGLSFTIFLGLLPKNSIPLISTYQTQNKALSFKLMQAEEQLKQFHTRRKEDSKANARVVEIFASHRHAWQQEEKRLLQQIDECSEEIAFLKSKVEDFEGVETEFKASIEDLKREVSEREEMLSFMSRSNCESGGECYGDMGLSYAAAKAGVSEGVEEDCFNGDGVDEMRSVYGQSHGGFTSDFLNSAASKFWSDKASQWQDMPQYESAESVYHVKHFVSRRESPWKVDGDSSGVSSKLKLLEQELLNLERVCRADFSKAPSPMRKQAKRYQALAGKIDDLCRRMQASDPCEATLSSEFRIQRQTEFLLEAFRLQQRASEASQKLTALQTERGKSYHGGEVEGAANVATRRALDSIRNNFKEIQRNLEIWLARIIGDLEGLMSRDGASRAQEYYASRYPFVHQ